Proteins encoded together in one Dasypus novemcinctus isolate mDasNov1 chromosome 9, mDasNov1.1.hap2, whole genome shotgun sequence window:
- the NEXN gene encoding nexilin isoform X4, whose translation MNDISQKAEILLSSSKPVPKTYVPKLGKGDVKDKFEAMQRAREERNQRRSRDEKQRRKEQYIREREWNRRKQEMKEMLASDNEEEVSSKIEKAYVPKLTGTVKGRFAEMEKQRQEEQRKRTEEERKRRIEQDMLEKRKIERELAKKAQQEGDDSLLVTVVPVKSHKTSGKIKKNFEDLEKEREEKERIKYEEDKRMRYEEERRSLKEAKCLSLVMDDEMESEAKKESLSPGKLKLTFEELERQRQENRKRQAEEEARQRLEEEKRAFEEARRQMVNEEEENQDTEKNFKEYRPGKLRLSFEEIERQRREDEKRKAEEEARRRIEEEKKAFAEARRSMVIDDDSQEMYKTISQESLTPGKLEINFEELLKQKMEEEKRRTEEERKHKLEMEKQEFEQLRQEMGEEEEENETFELSKEYEELIKLKRSGSIQAKNLKSKFEKIGQLSEKEIQKKIEEERARRRAIDLEIKEREAEHFHEEDDVDIKPAKKSEAPFTHKVNMKARFERMAKAREEEEQRRIEEQKLLRMQFEQKEIDAALQKKREEEEEESSIVNGSTIEDEEPMKSGAPWFRKPLKNTSVVDSEPVRFTVKVTGEPKPEITWWFEGEILQDGEDYQYIERGETYCLYLPETFPEDEGEYMCKAVNNKGSAASTCILTIETDDY comes from the exons ATGAATGATATTTCCCAAAAGGCTGAG ATTCTGCTTTCTTCATCTAAACCTGTCCCAAAAACCTATGTGCCAAAACTTGGCAAGGGTGACGTAAAGGATAAGTTTGAAGCCATGCAGAGAGCCagggaagaaagaaatcaaaggagatctAGAGAcgaaaagcaaagaagaaaagaacaatatattagagagagagaatggaacaGGAGAAAGCAggag ATGAAAGAAATGCTTGCTTCTGATAATGAGGAAGAGGTATCTTCTAAAATAGAAAAAGCTTATGTTCCAAAGTTAACAG GAACTGTTAAAGGCAGATTTGCTGAAATGGAGAAACAAAGACAAGAGGAACAAAGGAAGAGAACAGAGGAGGAACGAAAACGCAGAATTGAGCAGGATATGTTAGAAAAGAGGAAGATAGAGCGTGAATTAGCCAAAAAAGCTCAACAG GAAGGAGATGATTCACTACTTGTGACAGTGGTACCTGTCAAATCACACAAGAcatctggaaaaataaaaaagaattttgaggatttagaaaaagaaagagaagaaaaagaaaggattaaGTATGAAGAAGATAAAAGAATGAGATATGAAGAAGAACGACGCTCCCTCAAGGAAGCAAAGTGTCTTTCATTGGtcatg GATGATGAAATGGAAAGTGAGGCAAAAAAGGAATCACTTTCCCCTGGAAAACTGAAATTAACTTTTGAAGAACTGGAAAGACAAAGACAAGAAAATCGAAAGAGGCAAGCTGAAGAAGAAGCAAGACAACGTTTAGAAGAAGAGAAGCGTGCTTTTGAAGAAGCAAGGCGACAAATG GTaaatgaagaggaggaaaaccaagacacagaaaaaaattttaaagagtacCGTCCTGGTAAACTCAGACTTAGTTTTGAAGAAAtagaaaggcagaggagagaagatgaaaaaaggaaagcagaagaagaagccagaaggagaatagaggaagagaagaaggcaTTTGCTGAAGCCAGAAGGAGCATG gtAATAGATGATGACTCCCAAGAGATGTATAAAACAATCTCTCAAGAATCTCTTACACCgggaaaactggaaattaattttgaagaattattaaaacaaaaaatggaagaagaaaaacgACGAACAGAGGAGGAACGGAAGCATAAGCTAGAAATGGAGAAACAGGAATTTGAACAACTgagacaagaaatgggagaa gaagaggaagaaaatgaaactttCGAACTTAGCAAAGAATATGAAGAATTAATCAAATTAAAAAGGAGTGGCTCTATTCAAGCTAAAAATCTAAAAAGCAAGTTTGAAAAAATTGGACAGTTGtctgaaaaagaaatacagaaaaaaatagaagaagaacGAGCAAGAAGAAGAGCAATTGACCTTGAAATTaaagagagagaagcagaacACTTTCATGAG GAAGACGATGTTGATatcaagcctgcaaagaaaagtgagGCTCCATTTACTCATAAAGTGAATATGAAAGCTAGATTTGAACGAATGGCTAAGGcaagagaagaagaagaacaaagaagaattgaagaacaaaagttaCTACGCATGCAGTTTGAACAGAAGGAAATTGATGCAGCACTACAGAAG aaaagagaagaggaggaagaagaaagtagCATCGTAAATGGCTCCACTATTGAAGATGAAGAACCAATGAAATCAGGAGCTCCGTGGTTCAGAAAGCCTCTAAAAAACACATCAGTTGTAGATAGTGAACCAGTTAGATTCACTGTTAAAGTAACAGGAGAACCCAAACCAGAAATTACATGGTGGTTTGAAGGAGAAATATTGCAGGATGGAGAGGACTATCAATATATTGAAAGAGGAGAAACTTACTGCCTTTATTTACCAGAAACTTTCCCAGAAGATGAAGGAGAGTATATGTGTAAAGCAGTCAACAATAAAGGTTCTGCAGCTAGTACCTGTATTCTTACCATTGAAA CTGATGACTACTag
- the NEXN gene encoding nexilin isoform X5 — translation MNDISQKAEMKEMLASDNEEEVSSKIEKAYVPKLTGTVKGRFAEMEKQRQEEQRKRTEEERKRRIEQDMLEKRKIERELAKKAQQIEDINNTGTESASEEGDDSLLVTVVPVKSHKTSGKIKKNFEDLEKEREEKERIKYEEDKRMRYEEERRSLKEAKCLSLVMDDEMESEAKKESLSPGKLKLTFEELERQRQENRKRQAEEEARQRLEEEKRAFEEARRQMVNEEEENQDTEKNFKEYRPGKLRLSFEEIERQRREDEKRKAEEEARRRIEEEKKAFAEARRSMVIDDDSQEMYKTISQESLTPGKLEINFEELLKQKMEEEKRRTEEERKHKLEMEKQEFEQLRQEMGEEEEENETFELSKEYEELIKLKRSGSIQAKNLKSKFEKIGQLSEKEIQKKIEEERARRRAIDLEIKEREAEHFHEEDDVDIKPAKKSEAPFTHKVNMKARFERMAKAREEEEQRRIEEQKLLRMQFEQKEIDAALQKKREEEEEESSIVNGSTIEDEEPMKSGAPWFRKPLKNTSVVDSEPVRFTVKVTGEPKPEITWWFEGEILQDGEDYQYIERGETYCLYLPETFPEDEGEYMCKAVNNKGSAASTCILTIETDDY, via the exons ATGAATGATATTTCCCAAAAGGCTGAG ATGAAAGAAATGCTTGCTTCTGATAATGAGGAAGAGGTATCTTCTAAAATAGAAAAAGCTTATGTTCCAAAGTTAACAG GAACTGTTAAAGGCAGATTTGCTGAAATGGAGAAACAAAGACAAGAGGAACAAAGGAAGAGAACAGAGGAGGAACGAAAACGCAGAATTGAGCAGGATATGTTAGAAAAGAGGAAGATAGAGCGTGAATTAGCCAAAAAAGCTCAACAG ATTGAGGACATAAACAATACGGGAACTGAATCAGCATCAGAG GAAGGAGATGATTCACTACTTGTGACAGTGGTACCTGTCAAATCACACAAGAcatctggaaaaataaaaaagaattttgaggatttagaaaaagaaagagaagaaaaagaaaggattaaGTATGAAGAAGATAAAAGAATGAGATATGAAGAAGAACGACGCTCCCTCAAGGAAGCAAAGTGTCTTTCATTGGtcatg GATGATGAAATGGAAAGTGAGGCAAAAAAGGAATCACTTTCCCCTGGAAAACTGAAATTAACTTTTGAAGAACTGGAAAGACAAAGACAAGAAAATCGAAAGAGGCAAGCTGAAGAAGAAGCAAGACAACGTTTAGAAGAAGAGAAGCGTGCTTTTGAAGAAGCAAGGCGACAAATG GTaaatgaagaggaggaaaaccaagacacagaaaaaaattttaaagagtacCGTCCTGGTAAACTCAGACTTAGTTTTGAAGAAAtagaaaggcagaggagagaagatgaaaaaaggaaagcagaagaagaagccagaaggagaatagaggaagagaagaaggcaTTTGCTGAAGCCAGAAGGAGCATG gtAATAGATGATGACTCCCAAGAGATGTATAAAACAATCTCTCAAGAATCTCTTACACCgggaaaactggaaattaattttgaagaattattaaaacaaaaaatggaagaagaaaaacgACGAACAGAGGAGGAACGGAAGCATAAGCTAGAAATGGAGAAACAGGAATTTGAACAACTgagacaagaaatgggagaa gaagaggaagaaaatgaaactttCGAACTTAGCAAAGAATATGAAGAATTAATCAAATTAAAAAGGAGTGGCTCTATTCAAGCTAAAAATCTAAAAAGCAAGTTTGAAAAAATTGGACAGTTGtctgaaaaagaaatacagaaaaaaatagaagaagaacGAGCAAGAAGAAGAGCAATTGACCTTGAAATTaaagagagagaagcagaacACTTTCATGAG GAAGACGATGTTGATatcaagcctgcaaagaaaagtgagGCTCCATTTACTCATAAAGTGAATATGAAAGCTAGATTTGAACGAATGGCTAAGGcaagagaagaagaagaacaaagaagaattgaagaacaaaagttaCTACGCATGCAGTTTGAACAGAAGGAAATTGATGCAGCACTACAGAAG aaaagagaagaggaggaagaagaaagtagCATCGTAAATGGCTCCACTATTGAAGATGAAGAACCAATGAAATCAGGAGCTCCGTGGTTCAGAAAGCCTCTAAAAAACACATCAGTTGTAGATAGTGAACCAGTTAGATTCACTGTTAAAGTAACAGGAGAACCCAAACCAGAAATTACATGGTGGTTTGAAGGAGAAATATTGCAGGATGGAGAGGACTATCAATATATTGAAAGAGGAGAAACTTACTGCCTTTATTTACCAGAAACTTTCCCAGAAGATGAAGGAGAGTATATGTGTAAAGCAGTCAACAATAAAGGTTCTGCAGCTAGTACCTGTATTCTTACCATTGAAA CTGATGACTACTag
- the NEXN gene encoding nexilin isoform X3 translates to MNDISQKAEILLSSSKPVPKTYVPKLGKGDVKDKFEAMQRAREERNQRRSRDEKQRRKEQYIREREWNRRKQEMKEMLASDNEEEVSSKIEKAYVPKLTGTVKGRFAEMEKQRQEEQRKRTEEERKRRIEQDMLEKRKIERELAKKAQQIEDINNTGTESASEEGDDSLLVTVVPVKSHKTSGKIKKNFEDLEKEREEKERIKYEEDKRMRYEEERRSLKEAKCLSLVMDDEMESEAKKESLSPGKLKLTFEELERQRQENRKRQAEEEARQRLEEEKRAFEEARRQMVNEEEENQDTEKNFKEYRPGKLRLSFEEIERQRREDEKRKAEEEARRRIEEEKKAFAEARRSMVIDDDSQEMYKTISQESLTPGKLEINFEELLKQKMEEEKRRTEEERKHKLEMEKQEFEQLRQEMGEEEEENETFELSKEYEELIKLKRSGSIQAKNLKSKFEKIGQLSEKEIQKKIEEERARRRAIDLEIKEREAEHFHEEDDVDIKPAKKSEAPFTHKVNMKARFERMAKAREEEEQRRIEEQKLLRMQFEQKEIDAALQKKREEEEEESSIVNGSTIEDEEPMKSGAPWFRKPLKNTSVVDSEPVRFTVKVTGEPKPEITWWFEGEILQDGEDYQYIERGETYCLYLPETFPEDEGEYMCKAVNNKGSAASTCILTIETDDY, encoded by the exons ATGAATGATATTTCCCAAAAGGCTGAG ATTCTGCTTTCTTCATCTAAACCTGTCCCAAAAACCTATGTGCCAAAACTTGGCAAGGGTGACGTAAAGGATAAGTTTGAAGCCATGCAGAGAGCCagggaagaaagaaatcaaaggagatctAGAGAcgaaaagcaaagaagaaaagaacaatatattagagagagagaatggaacaGGAGAAAGCAggag ATGAAAGAAATGCTTGCTTCTGATAATGAGGAAGAGGTATCTTCTAAAATAGAAAAAGCTTATGTTCCAAAGTTAACAG GAACTGTTAAAGGCAGATTTGCTGAAATGGAGAAACAAAGACAAGAGGAACAAAGGAAGAGAACAGAGGAGGAACGAAAACGCAGAATTGAGCAGGATATGTTAGAAAAGAGGAAGATAGAGCGTGAATTAGCCAAAAAAGCTCAACAG ATTGAGGACATAAACAATACGGGAACTGAATCAGCATCAGAG GAAGGAGATGATTCACTACTTGTGACAGTGGTACCTGTCAAATCACACAAGAcatctggaaaaataaaaaagaattttgaggatttagaaaaagaaagagaagaaaaagaaaggattaaGTATGAAGAAGATAAAAGAATGAGATATGAAGAAGAACGACGCTCCCTCAAGGAAGCAAAGTGTCTTTCATTGGtcatg GATGATGAAATGGAAAGTGAGGCAAAAAAGGAATCACTTTCCCCTGGAAAACTGAAATTAACTTTTGAAGAACTGGAAAGACAAAGACAAGAAAATCGAAAGAGGCAAGCTGAAGAAGAAGCAAGACAACGTTTAGAAGAAGAGAAGCGTGCTTTTGAAGAAGCAAGGCGACAAATG GTaaatgaagaggaggaaaaccaagacacagaaaaaaattttaaagagtacCGTCCTGGTAAACTCAGACTTAGTTTTGAAGAAAtagaaaggcagaggagagaagatgaaaaaaggaaagcagaagaagaagccagaaggagaatagaggaagagaagaaggcaTTTGCTGAAGCCAGAAGGAGCATG gtAATAGATGATGACTCCCAAGAGATGTATAAAACAATCTCTCAAGAATCTCTTACACCgggaaaactggaaattaattttgaagaattattaaaacaaaaaatggaagaagaaaaacgACGAACAGAGGAGGAACGGAAGCATAAGCTAGAAATGGAGAAACAGGAATTTGAACAACTgagacaagaaatgggagaa gaagaggaagaaaatgaaactttCGAACTTAGCAAAGAATATGAAGAATTAATCAAATTAAAAAGGAGTGGCTCTATTCAAGCTAAAAATCTAAAAAGCAAGTTTGAAAAAATTGGACAGTTGtctgaaaaagaaatacagaaaaaaatagaagaagaacGAGCAAGAAGAAGAGCAATTGACCTTGAAATTaaagagagagaagcagaacACTTTCATGAG GAAGACGATGTTGATatcaagcctgcaaagaaaagtgagGCTCCATTTACTCATAAAGTGAATATGAAAGCTAGATTTGAACGAATGGCTAAGGcaagagaagaagaagaacaaagaagaattgaagaacaaaagttaCTACGCATGCAGTTTGAACAGAAGGAAATTGATGCAGCACTACAGAAG aaaagagaagaggaggaagaagaaagtagCATCGTAAATGGCTCCACTATTGAAGATGAAGAACCAATGAAATCAGGAGCTCCGTGGTTCAGAAAGCCTCTAAAAAACACATCAGTTGTAGATAGTGAACCAGTTAGATTCACTGTTAAAGTAACAGGAGAACCCAAACCAGAAATTACATGGTGGTTTGAAGGAGAAATATTGCAGGATGGAGAGGACTATCAATATATTGAAAGAGGAGAAACTTACTGCCTTTATTTACCAGAAACTTTCCCAGAAGATGAAGGAGAGTATATGTGTAAAGCAGTCAACAATAAAGGTTCTGCAGCTAGTACCTGTATTCTTACCATTGAAA CTGATGACTACTag
- the NEXN gene encoding nexilin isoform X2: MREQAAHQDFYGNLLLAAAAAARGLPAAGAAAAAAEAPRPLRSPGAGRAQPRRARGGRSLPAGSRLVQNIQIFIITPIPRTTNMNDISQKAEMKEMLASDNEEEVSSKIEKAYVPKLTGTVKGRFAEMEKQRQEEQRKRTEEERKRRIEQDMLEKRKIERELAKKAQQIEDINNTGTESASEEGDDSLLVTVVPVKSHKTSGKIKKNFEDLEKEREEKERIKYEEDKRMRYEEERRSLKEAKCLSLVMDDEMESEAKKESLSPGKLKLTFEELERQRQENRKRQAEEEARQRLEEEKRAFEEARRQMVNEEEENQDTEKNFKEYRPGKLRLSFEEIERQRREDEKRKAEEEARRRIEEEKKAFAEARRSMVIDDDSQEMYKTISQESLTPGKLEINFEELLKQKMEEEKRRTEEERKHKLEMEKQEFEQLRQEMGEEEEENETFELSKEYEELIKLKRSGSIQAKNLKSKFEKIGQLSEKEIQKKIEEERARRRAIDLEIKEREAEHFHEEDDVDIKPAKKSEAPFTHKVNMKARFERMAKAREEEEQRRIEEQKLLRMQFEQKEIDAALQKKREEEEEESSIVNGSTIEDEEPMKSGAPWFRKPLKNTSVVDSEPVRFTVKVTGEPKPEITWWFEGEILQDGEDYQYIERGETYCLYLPETFPEDEGEYMCKAVNNKGSAASTCILTIESKN; this comes from the exons gtaCAAAATATACAAATCTTCATAATCACTCCAATACCACGTACTACGAACATGAATGATATTTCCCAAAAGGCTGAG ATGAAAGAAATGCTTGCTTCTGATAATGAGGAAGAGGTATCTTCTAAAATAGAAAAAGCTTATGTTCCAAAGTTAACAG GAACTGTTAAAGGCAGATTTGCTGAAATGGAGAAACAAAGACAAGAGGAACAAAGGAAGAGAACAGAGGAGGAACGAAAACGCAGAATTGAGCAGGATATGTTAGAAAAGAGGAAGATAGAGCGTGAATTAGCCAAAAAAGCTCAACAG ATTGAGGACATAAACAATACGGGAACTGAATCAGCATCAGAG GAAGGAGATGATTCACTACTTGTGACAGTGGTACCTGTCAAATCACACAAGAcatctggaaaaataaaaaagaattttgaggatttagaaaaagaaagagaagaaaaagaaaggattaaGTATGAAGAAGATAAAAGAATGAGATATGAAGAAGAACGACGCTCCCTCAAGGAAGCAAAGTGTCTTTCATTGGtcatg GATGATGAAATGGAAAGTGAGGCAAAAAAGGAATCACTTTCCCCTGGAAAACTGAAATTAACTTTTGAAGAACTGGAAAGACAAAGACAAGAAAATCGAAAGAGGCAAGCTGAAGAAGAAGCAAGACAACGTTTAGAAGAAGAGAAGCGTGCTTTTGAAGAAGCAAGGCGACAAATG GTaaatgaagaggaggaaaaccaagacacagaaaaaaattttaaagagtacCGTCCTGGTAAACTCAGACTTAGTTTTGAAGAAAtagaaaggcagaggagagaagatgaaaaaaggaaagcagaagaagaagccagaaggagaatagaggaagagaagaaggcaTTTGCTGAAGCCAGAAGGAGCATG gtAATAGATGATGACTCCCAAGAGATGTATAAAACAATCTCTCAAGAATCTCTTACACCgggaaaactggaaattaattttgaagaattattaaaacaaaaaatggaagaagaaaaacgACGAACAGAGGAGGAACGGAAGCATAAGCTAGAAATGGAGAAACAGGAATTTGAACAACTgagacaagaaatgggagaa gaagaggaagaaaatgaaactttCGAACTTAGCAAAGAATATGAAGAATTAATCAAATTAAAAAGGAGTGGCTCTATTCAAGCTAAAAATCTAAAAAGCAAGTTTGAAAAAATTGGACAGTTGtctgaaaaagaaatacagaaaaaaatagaagaagaacGAGCAAGAAGAAGAGCAATTGACCTTGAAATTaaagagagagaagcagaacACTTTCATGAG GAAGACGATGTTGATatcaagcctgcaaagaaaagtgagGCTCCATTTACTCATAAAGTGAATATGAAAGCTAGATTTGAACGAATGGCTAAGGcaagagaagaagaagaacaaagaagaattgaagaacaaaagttaCTACGCATGCAGTTTGAACAGAAGGAAATTGATGCAGCACTACAGAAG aaaagagaagaggaggaagaagaaagtagCATCGTAAATGGCTCCACTATTGAAGATGAAGAACCAATGAAATCAGGAGCTCCGTGGTTCAGAAAGCCTCTAAAAAACACATCAGTTGTAGATAGTGAACCAGTTAGATTCACTGTTAAAGTAACAGGAGAACCCAAACCAGAAATTACATGGTGGTTTGAAGGAGAAATATTGCAGGATGGAGAGGACTATCAATATATTGAAAGAGGAGAAACTTACTGCCTTTATTTACCAGAAACTTTCCCAGAAGATGAAGGAGAGTATATGTGTAAAGCAGTCAACAATAAAGGTTCTGCAGCTAGTACCTGTATTCTTACCATTGAAAGTAAGAattaa
- the NEXN gene encoding nexilin isoform X1 has translation MREQAAHQDFYGNLLLAAAAAARGLPAAGAAAAAAEAPRPLRSPGAGRAQPRRARGGRSLPAGSRLVQNIQIFIITPIPRTTNMNDISQKAEILLSSSKPVPKTYVPKLGKGDVKDKFEAMQRAREERNQRRSRDEKQRRKEQYIREREWNRRKQEMKEMLASDNEEEVSSKIEKAYVPKLTGTVKGRFAEMEKQRQEEQRKRTEEERKRRIEQDMLEKRKIERELAKKAQQIEDINNTGTESASEEGDDSLLVTVVPVKSHKTSGKIKKNFEDLEKEREEKERIKYEEDKRMRYEEERRSLKEAKCLSLVMDDEMESEAKKESLSPGKLKLTFEELERQRQENRKRQAEEEARQRLEEEKRAFEEARRQMVNEEEENQDTEKNFKEYRPGKLRLSFEEIERQRREDEKRKAEEEARRRIEEEKKAFAEARRSMVIDDDSQEMYKTISQESLTPGKLEINFEELLKQKMEEEKRRTEEERKHKLEMEKQEFEQLRQEMGEEEEENETFELSKEYEELIKLKRSGSIQAKNLKSKFEKIGQLSEKEIQKKIEEERARRRAIDLEIKEREAEHFHEEDDVDIKPAKKSEAPFTHKVNMKARFERMAKAREEEEQRRIEEQKLLRMQFEQKEIDAALQKKREEEEEESSIVNGSTIEDEEPMKSGAPWFRKPLKNTSVVDSEPVRFTVKVTGEPKPEITWWFEGEILQDGEDYQYIERGETYCLYLPETFPEDEGEYMCKAVNNKGSAASTCILTIESKN, from the exons gtaCAAAATATACAAATCTTCATAATCACTCCAATACCACGTACTACGAACATGAATGATATTTCCCAAAAGGCTGAG ATTCTGCTTTCTTCATCTAAACCTGTCCCAAAAACCTATGTGCCAAAACTTGGCAAGGGTGACGTAAAGGATAAGTTTGAAGCCATGCAGAGAGCCagggaagaaagaaatcaaaggagatctAGAGAcgaaaagcaaagaagaaaagaacaatatattagagagagagaatggaacaGGAGAAAGCAggag ATGAAAGAAATGCTTGCTTCTGATAATGAGGAAGAGGTATCTTCTAAAATAGAAAAAGCTTATGTTCCAAAGTTAACAG GAACTGTTAAAGGCAGATTTGCTGAAATGGAGAAACAAAGACAAGAGGAACAAAGGAAGAGAACAGAGGAGGAACGAAAACGCAGAATTGAGCAGGATATGTTAGAAAAGAGGAAGATAGAGCGTGAATTAGCCAAAAAAGCTCAACAG ATTGAGGACATAAACAATACGGGAACTGAATCAGCATCAGAG GAAGGAGATGATTCACTACTTGTGACAGTGGTACCTGTCAAATCACACAAGAcatctggaaaaataaaaaagaattttgaggatttagaaaaagaaagagaagaaaaagaaaggattaaGTATGAAGAAGATAAAAGAATGAGATATGAAGAAGAACGACGCTCCCTCAAGGAAGCAAAGTGTCTTTCATTGGtcatg GATGATGAAATGGAAAGTGAGGCAAAAAAGGAATCACTTTCCCCTGGAAAACTGAAATTAACTTTTGAAGAACTGGAAAGACAAAGACAAGAAAATCGAAAGAGGCAAGCTGAAGAAGAAGCAAGACAACGTTTAGAAGAAGAGAAGCGTGCTTTTGAAGAAGCAAGGCGACAAATG GTaaatgaagaggaggaaaaccaagacacagaaaaaaattttaaagagtacCGTCCTGGTAAACTCAGACTTAGTTTTGAAGAAAtagaaaggcagaggagagaagatgaaaaaaggaaagcagaagaagaagccagaaggagaatagaggaagagaagaaggcaTTTGCTGAAGCCAGAAGGAGCATG gtAATAGATGATGACTCCCAAGAGATGTATAAAACAATCTCTCAAGAATCTCTTACACCgggaaaactggaaattaattttgaagaattattaaaacaaaaaatggaagaagaaaaacgACGAACAGAGGAGGAACGGAAGCATAAGCTAGAAATGGAGAAACAGGAATTTGAACAACTgagacaagaaatgggagaa gaagaggaagaaaatgaaactttCGAACTTAGCAAAGAATATGAAGAATTAATCAAATTAAAAAGGAGTGGCTCTATTCAAGCTAAAAATCTAAAAAGCAAGTTTGAAAAAATTGGACAGTTGtctgaaaaagaaatacagaaaaaaatagaagaagaacGAGCAAGAAGAAGAGCAATTGACCTTGAAATTaaagagagagaagcagaacACTTTCATGAG GAAGACGATGTTGATatcaagcctgcaaagaaaagtgagGCTCCATTTACTCATAAAGTGAATATGAAAGCTAGATTTGAACGAATGGCTAAGGcaagagaagaagaagaacaaagaagaattgaagaacaaaagttaCTACGCATGCAGTTTGAACAGAAGGAAATTGATGCAGCACTACAGAAG aaaagagaagaggaggaagaagaaagtagCATCGTAAATGGCTCCACTATTGAAGATGAAGAACCAATGAAATCAGGAGCTCCGTGGTTCAGAAAGCCTCTAAAAAACACATCAGTTGTAGATAGTGAACCAGTTAGATTCACTGTTAAAGTAACAGGAGAACCCAAACCAGAAATTACATGGTGGTTTGAAGGAGAAATATTGCAGGATGGAGAGGACTATCAATATATTGAAAGAGGAGAAACTTACTGCCTTTATTTACCAGAAACTTTCCCAGAAGATGAAGGAGAGTATATGTGTAAAGCAGTCAACAATAAAGGTTCTGCAGCTAGTACCTGTATTCTTACCATTGAAAGTAAGAattaa